In Allocoprobacillus halotolerans, a genomic segment contains:
- a CDS encoding transposase codes for MTLRIVRFEATENNYVTIITNLSEDEFSLDDFRELYHFRWNEETAFNKVKNTLGMIYFHARKRQLIQQEINATFLMYNVSEIIINNIEMKQNCRYRYKANFANAVTNIRLYLRDLLEEDVLVSRIKKFLVPERPERSYKRSIKPKSVKPFNNRTS; via the coding sequence ATGACACTTCGCATCGTACGTTTCGAAGCCACTGAAAACAACTATGTGACAATCATCACGAACCTTAGCGAAGATGAATTTTCGCTTGATGACTTCAGGGAGCTGTACCACTTTCGCTGGAATGAGGAAACAGCCTTCAATAAGGTAAAGAATACACTTGGAATGATTTATTTCCATGCAAGAAAAAGACAGCTGATCCAGCAGGAAATCAATGCAACATTCCTGATGTATAATGTTTCTGAAATCATCATCAATAATATCGAGATGAAACAGAACTGCAGATACCGCTACAAGGCGAATTTTGCCAATGCAGTGACAAACATACGATTGTATCTCAGGGATCTATTGGAAGAAGATGTTCTTGTTTCAAGAATAAAAAAATTTCTGGTCCCTGAACGACCAGAAAGATCATATAAACGTTCTATAAAACCGAAATCAGTCAAACCGTTTAATAATAGAACGTCCTGA
- a CDS encoding immunoglobulin-like domain-containing protein, with product MNLTKKIVACFLVLVMALGLIKQTIYAVEIENSPLQKEILQNEDLYDKKITADITNISNPTEVFQGDNTEIEFSFVINASLGTSFVIGEKIEIPTNVGDLFDAKWNEVNAQEIKDSEGNILATGLITKDKVIFEIKEDSNGNNELSGMINFATHFVAKDVGASKDKDVVKELVIGNAKKSVTFKYKNEDKPTVQPGSVDIDTFWKIGWSMNDYKGAGIGLEVNPIGSMDLYGSTSYNDRKPKIHDTFFVKDIIPENGFINPSSMKIYAAVPRLVKSTSDTKFNGWYDVPEGTYYAGRQGTQRYLINERMQRLYQQENETYEDFEARVKNISLSWGIYEDSDKIQTFICNFGRIGDPNNNNGIMYKDFGVDKWPEADQVNIWSETGASGGNVVSYYIEFDTYYPDVEWKKEVTNYASRTSYENNSSKPSSNGNSVTYIINNGGGIGTVRKNELTIQLLDETTKQPIEKADFKLQQSVDNQWIDTALNGTTDTNGKLTFGPLSDGKYKVVQTSTADGYLFDNTTYRDSDNDLVGKLSNTGEFTVSASDRFGYGAIVTNKKLDTYHVLYKFVSGNEGKGLPKEITDQLPEAGNVEHGKTAKPSIETFTNVKVTDGVWKFKGWTPAEYENVTEDVEFVGTWKFEKNASIINNIPAINANNKTLTVGDEFDPYKDVMATDKEDGDITKKIEILKNEVNTGKAGVYEVTYKVTDSQGVSSTKTVCVTVNPKMEDLNEIPAISADDKTLTVGDEFDPLEDVTATDKEDGDITKKIEILKNEVNTGKAGVYEVAYKVTDSKSASSVKTVKVTVIEKDTPAVPNEPTKPNDTGSVDTGDKTNMKLWTLLLTVSCIGAIGVYRKKRKTN from the coding sequence GTGAATTTAACAAAGAAGATCGTTGCTTGTTTTCTTGTATTAGTTATGGCGTTGGGATTGATAAAACAGACTATATATGCTGTAGAGATTGAAAACTCTCCTCTACAAAAAGAGATCTTACAAAATGAAGATTTGTATGATAAAAAAATAACAGCTGATATTACAAATATCAGTAATCCAACAGAGGTGTTCCAAGGTGATAACACAGAGATTGAATTTAGCTTTGTGATCAATGCCTCATTAGGAACATCGTTCGTTATAGGGGAAAAAATAGAAATTCCTACAAATGTAGGCGATTTATTTGATGCTAAATGGAATGAGGTGAATGCTCAAGAAATTAAAGATAGTGAAGGTAATATTTTAGCAACAGGACTGATCACGAAAGATAAAGTAATTTTTGAGATCAAAGAAGATTCTAATGGAAACAACGAATTATCTGGAATGATAAATTTTGCTACCCATTTCGTTGCTAAAGATGTTGGTGCATCAAAAGATAAAGATGTTGTAAAAGAATTGGTGATTGGTAATGCTAAAAAAAGTGTAACTTTTAAGTATAAGAATGAGGATAAACCTACTGTTCAACCGGGATCTGTTGATATTGATACTTTCTGGAAAATAGGATGGTCAATGAATGATTATAAGGGTGCAGGAATTGGACTTGAAGTAAATCCGATTGGTTCTATGGACTTATATGGATCCACTTCATATAATGATAGAAAACCCAAGATACATGATACATTTTTTGTCAAAGATATAATTCCAGAAAATGGATTTATCAATCCAAGCAGTATGAAAATATATGCAGCAGTTCCCAGATTAGTTAAAAGTACAAGTGATACTAAATTTAATGGCTGGTACGACGTTCCTGAAGGAACATACTATGCAGGGAGACAAGGTACGCAAAGATATCTCATAAATGAGCGTATGCAGCGTTTATATCAGCAAGAAAATGAAACATATGAGGATTTTGAAGCCAGGGTGAAAAACATCTCACTTAGCTGGGGGATTTATGAAGATTCAGATAAGATTCAAACGTTTATTTGTAATTTTGGACGTATAGGCGATCCTAATAATAATAACGGCATTATGTATAAAGATTTCGGTGTAGATAAATGGCCGGAGGCTGACCAAGTTAATATTTGGTCTGAAACAGGAGCTTCTGGAGGTAATGTAGTTAGTTATTATATTGAATTTGATACTTATTATCCGGATGTTGAATGGAAGAAAGAAGTTACCAATTATGCTAGTAGAACATCTTATGAAAACAACTCTTCTAAACCTAGCTCTAACGGAAACAGTGTTACCTATATAATAAACAATGGAGGGGGTATAGGAACTGTTAGAAAAAATGAGCTTACTATACAGCTGTTAGATGAAACTACAAAACAGCCGATTGAAAAAGCTGATTTTAAACTTCAGCAATCAGTTGATAACCAGTGGATAGACACTGCTCTTAATGGTACCACAGATACAAATGGTAAACTAACATTTGGCCCATTAAGTGATGGTAAATACAAGGTAGTGCAGACGAGTACAGCAGATGGATATTTGTTTGATAATACTACTTATAGAGATAGCGACAATGATTTAGTAGGGAAACTTTCAAATACTGGAGAATTTACAGTTAGTGCCAGTGATAGGTTTGGATATGGAGCTATTGTAACTAATAAGAAACTGGATACCTATCATGTACTATATAAGTTTGTGAGCGGGAATGAAGGTAAAGGACTTCCAAAAGAAATTACAGATCAGTTACCAGAAGCAGGAAATGTTGAGCACGGAAAAACAGCCAAACCATCAATAGAAACATTTACAAATGTAAAAGTAACAGATGGTGTATGGAAGTTCAAAGGCTGGACACCTGCTGAGTACGAAAATGTAACAGAAGATGTAGAATTTGTTGGGACATGGAAATTTGAGAAAAATGCAAGTATCATCAATAATATTCCGGCGATCAATGCGAATAATAAGACATTGACGGTTGGAGATGAATTTGATCCATATAAAGATGTAATGGCAACGGATAAAGAAGATGGAGATATTACAAAGAAAATTGAAATCTTAAAAAATGAAGTTAATACAGGCAAAGCCGGAGTATATGAAGTTACATATAAAGTAACAGACAGTCAGGGTGTTTCTTCAACTAAGACAGTCTGTGTAACAGTTAATCCAAAAATGGAAGACCTGAATGAAATTCCTGCAATCAGTGCAGATGATAAGACATTGACGGTTGGGGATGAATTTGACCCGTTAGAAGATGTAACAGCAACGGACAAAGAAGATGGAGATATTACAAAGAAAATTGAAATCTTAAAAAATGAAGTTAATACAGGTAAAGCCGGAGTATATGAAGTTGCATATAAAGTAACAGATAGCAAGAGCGCTTCATCGGTTAAAACGGTTAAGGTTACTGTTATAGAAAAAGATACACCAGCAGTTCCAAATGAACCAACTAAGCCCAATGATACTGGAAGTGTAGACACAGGTGATAAAACAAATATGAAATTATGGACATTACTGTTGACTGTATCATGCATTGGAGCTATCGGTGTATATCGAAAAAAACGAAAAACAAATTAA
- a CDS encoding transposase, with translation MLDPVIFKRINQLFLSSFDNYATINGYRILAQDGSDINIPFEDDDTKILYNSLGSPCCQYHINALYDCLNHVFLDWSIDSATKKQECDALISIINNGHYPRNAIFTADRGYENYNLFAHFIENNLKFAIRVKDINTKSGIMTNISTPEGSFDMTVTRTLTRLQTKEIKANKEKYVFVPSTSKFDFWVQLRIIMK, from the coding sequence TTGCTGGATCCTGTCATCTTTAAGCGTATCAATCAGCTGTTTCTGTCAAGTTTTGATAATTATGCCACCATCAATGGCTATCGCATACTGGCTCAGGATGGTTCTGACATCAACATCCCTTTTGAGGATGATGATACCAAAATTCTTTATAACTCTCTTGGCAGCCCCTGCTGTCAGTATCATATCAACGCTCTATATGACTGCCTGAATCACGTCTTTCTCGACTGGAGTATTGATTCGGCAACGAAAAAGCAGGAATGCGACGCCCTCATCTCCATCATCAATAATGGGCATTATCCTAGAAATGCTATATTTACTGCTGATCGTGGCTATGAGAATTACAATCTGTTTGCCCATTTCATTGAAAACAATCTCAAGTTCGCCATTCGTGTCAAGGATATCAATACAAAAAGTGGCATCATGACAAACATATCTACACCTGAAGGCTCTTTTGACATGACTGTCACACGCACATTGACAAGACTTCAGACAAAGGAAATAAAAGCCAACAAGGAAAAATATGTCTTTGTTCCTTCTACATCCAAATTTGATTTTTGGGTCCAACTCAGGATTATTATGAAATGA
- a CDS encoding DUF6431 domain-containing protein, whose translation MNPPATMVQSFSVLIKHIFQTCPINFNHSLSASEFQLLETFLLNHLELSAFHIHDDHICKSPNFKFFISYDRYFITFRDNAVVEETVSIPVLYCENCKHFHAVLPHLFIVPHCQYSIPFILSVLFDKFYSSLTVNDVSNKYGISISTIYRWIKKYMCYLRYYMQLRNSYRMSFFVSMIYLYEDVMNDIYDLSSHALFQYDRKLFAPS comes from the coding sequence ATGAATCCACCCGCTACTATGGTACAATCATTTTCTGTTTTAATCAAGCATATTTTTCAAACTTGTCCTATTAATTTTAACCATTCTCTCTCTGCTAGTGAATTTCAGCTTCTCGAAACCTTTTTATTAAATCATCTGGAACTCTCTGCGTTTCATATCCATGATGATCATATATGTAAGTCACCTAATTTTAAATTCTTTATCTCTTATGATCGCTATTTTATTACTTTCCGTGATAATGCCGTTGTTGAGGAAACTGTTTCGATTCCCGTGCTTTACTGTGAAAACTGCAAACATTTTCATGCTGTCCTTCCTCATCTTTTCATTGTGCCTCATTGCCAATATTCTATTCCTTTTATATTATCTGTCCTTTTTGATAAATTTTATTCTTCATTGACTGTAAATGATGTTTCAAATAAATATGGAATATCTATTTCTACAATCTACAGATGGATCAAAAAATACATGTGCTATCTACGCTACTATATGCAGCTTAGAAACAGTTACCGCATGTCTTTTTTTGTTTCAATGATTTATCTTTATGAGGATGTCATGAATGATATCTACGATTTGAGTTCCCATGCTTTATTTCAATATGACCGCAAATTATTTGCTCCTTCGTGA
- a CDS encoding helix-turn-helix domain-containing protein has protein sequence MKIKTTNNRFKVARINAGYSQRDVSRILDFLSFQALSLYEQGKRIPSNMVLYSLPKLYHVSLDYLLNEDFTISELGLNEKSISILKSNLEHTSINTILKKFIQNSMTRSEE, from the coding sequence ATGAAAATAAAGACAACCAATAATCGCTTTAAAGTCGCACGTATAAATGCTGGTTATTCTCAAAGAGATGTATCACGTATTCTTGATTTTCTAAGTTTTCAAGCATTATCTCTTTATGAACAAGGAAAGAGAATTCCTAGTAACATGGTTTTATATTCCCTGCCTAAACTTTATCATGTTTCATTAGACTATTTACTTAATGAAGATTTTACAATATCTGAATTAGGATTAAATGAAAAATCAATTTCAATTTTGAAATCTAATTTAGAACATACATCAATCAATACCATACTCAAAAAATTTATACAAAACAGCATGACAAGGAGTGAAGAATAA
- a CDS encoding DAK2 domain-containing protein, whose protein sequence is MKIIDGKLFKEMVITGATVLHNNHPEIDALNVFPVPDGDTGTNMSLTFSSGASEIEKLDSNDIYEISKKLSKGLLMGARGNSGVILSQIFRGISMAFEGKKQVDAVELAQALQNGAKIAYKAVMRPVEGTILTVIRESSEAVVQYAKPGMEIEDVFSYFVKEAEESLERTPELLPVLKEVGVVDSGGAGLLLIMTGFMAALAGEEIERVDIKGEAAKEALVDVESDSEDAYGYCTEFIFRLDPGKMKVFKEENLRNELERLPGNSIVVVQDEDIVKVHVHTLKPGNALNTAQRYGEFIKLKIENMQEQHNSILEANSTPAANAKATLTAPKEEPKEVSIISVAAGDGIKDMFLELHCDYVVSGGQTMNPSAEDIVQAIRDVNAKHVIILPNNSNIVMTAQQAAIILEDEVDVQVIPSKTIPQGLSACIMFNPEVSLEDNLSEMNEAIACVKTGQVTFAIKDTNIDGVDIKANQYMALCEKDIIACVPDKVDALKETLKGLVDEDSEIITLIYGEDVTEDEVQDIEDYVEENFEAEIECVNGKQPVYSFIVGVE, encoded by the coding sequence ATGAAAATCATTGATGGTAAACTGTTTAAAGAGATGGTTATAACAGGTGCAACTGTTTTGCATAATAATCATCCTGAAATTGATGCATTAAATGTCTTTCCTGTGCCAGATGGGGATACAGGAACAAATATGTCTTTGACATTTAGTTCTGGCGCAAGTGAAATTGAAAAATTAGATTCTAACGATATATATGAAATTTCTAAAAAGTTATCTAAAGGATTATTGATGGGGGCAAGAGGAAATTCTGGGGTTATCTTGTCACAAATCTTTAGAGGAATTTCGATGGCTTTTGAAGGGAAAAAACAAGTTGATGCAGTTGAATTAGCACAAGCTTTACAAAATGGTGCAAAAATTGCTTATAAAGCTGTTATGCGTCCAGTTGAAGGGACAATTTTAACAGTTATTAGAGAATCAAGTGAAGCTGTTGTTCAATATGCCAAACCAGGAATGGAAATTGAAGATGTCTTTTCTTATTTTGTTAAAGAAGCTGAAGAATCATTAGAAAGAACACCTGAACTTTTACCAGTTTTAAAAGAAGTTGGGGTTGTAGATAGTGGTGGAGCTGGTTTATTATTAATCATGACTGGATTTATGGCAGCTCTTGCTGGTGAAGAAATTGAACGTGTTGATATTAAAGGTGAGGCTGCTAAAGAGGCACTTGTTGATGTAGAATCAGATAGTGAAGATGCATATGGTTATTGTACTGAATTTATCTTTAGATTAGATCCTGGAAAGATGAAAGTCTTTAAAGAAGAAAATTTAAGAAATGAATTAGAAAGATTACCAGGAAATAGTATTGTTGTTGTACAAGATGAAGATATTGTCAAAGTCCATGTGCATACATTAAAACCAGGTAATGCTTTAAATACAGCTCAAAGATATGGTGAGTTTATTAAATTAAAGATTGAAAATATGCAAGAACAACACAATTCTATTTTAGAAGCTAACAGTACACCAGCAGCGAATGCAAAAGCAACATTAACAGCTCCTAAAGAAGAACCAAAAGAAGTTTCTATTATTAGTGTAGCAGCTGGTGATGGTATTAAAGATATGTTCTTGGAGTTACATTGTGACTATGTTGTCAGTGGTGGACAAACAATGAACCCATCTGCTGAAGATATTGTTCAAGCGATTAGAGATGTTAATGCGAAACATGTGATTATCTTACCAAATAACTCTAATATCGTGATGACAGCACAACAAGCAGCTATTATTTTAGAAGATGAAGTTGATGTTCAAGTGATTCCATCTAAAACAATACCTCAAGGTTTATCAGCATGTATTATGTTCAATCCTGAAGTATCTTTAGAAGATAATTTATCAGAAATGAATGAAGCAATTGCATGTGTCAAAACAGGGCAAGTGACTTTCGCAATTAAAGATACAAATATTGATGGTGTAGATATTAAAGCTAATCAATATATGGCATTATGCGAAAAAGATATTATTGCTTGTGTTCCAGATAAAGTTGATGCTTTAAAAGAAACTTTAAAAGGTTTGGTTGATGAAGATTCAGAAATCATTACTTTAATCTATGGTGAAGATGTGACTGAAGATGAAGTTCAAGACATTGAAGATTATGTAGAAGAAAATTTTGAAGCTGAAATCGAATGTGTGAATGGAAAACAACCTGTATATTCATTTATTGTTGGTGTTGAATAA
- a CDS encoding DDE-type integrase/transposase/recombinase, whose protein sequence is MNKQNTDRYEYRKLVAQVKFSLIAPVVSATFTDISAEAYFRRVSKNEVDWPDGTRRKFSAVTLKNWLYIYRNCGFDELMPKDRLDAGRVRKLDNRHKDFISDMIKEFPKVTGVMIYERMIEKGLLNVGDVSVDTVQRYIKNSGLRHGSKPVTKERRTWEFAHSCDGYEADTCHTFYIFDEAGEYRKTYLIAIIDNHSRMIVGAEFFFNDNAVNFQKVWHDAVLRYGRSKMIILDNGSSYKNKSTKEIEARLGTKIIYNPPYSPEGKAVIERFFSTIKMRWMNGDHGSHYHSLTELNMRLKSWINEYNRTPHSSLKDDIHDNHTPLERYMYDMKDVEVCQLSNKSSVEYRAWLDDVFMHETTRKVNGDSTVLIENVLFDVPSIYIGMRVIIRYDPRTFENTYLYDISEKRKFQSVGQIRLKTEGQEERRLFINGNDNVLRNGQKSIY, encoded by the coding sequence ATGAACAAACAGAATACTGATCGTTACGAGTACAGAAAACTCGTTGCACAGGTCAAATTTTCACTTATTGCACCTGTCGTTTCGGCTACATTTACGGATATATCCGCTGAAGCCTATTTTAGGCGTGTTTCCAAGAATGAGGTCGATTGGCCCGATGGTACCAGAAGAAAGTTTTCTGCTGTAACTTTAAAGAATTGGCTTTATATTTATAGAAATTGTGGATTTGATGAACTGATGCCTAAAGATCGTCTGGATGCCGGAAGAGTCAGGAAGCTGGACAATCGCCATAAAGATTTTATTAGCGATATGATCAAGGAATTCCCTAAAGTGACAGGCGTCATGATCTATGAAAGAATGATTGAAAAGGGGCTCCTCAACGTAGGTGATGTATCGGTAGATACTGTTCAGAGGTACATTAAAAATTCAGGATTGCGTCATGGGTCAAAACCTGTCACAAAAGAAAGACGTACATGGGAATTTGCTCATTCATGTGATGGATATGAAGCGGATACCTGTCATACCTTTTATATTTTTGATGAAGCCGGTGAGTACAGAAAAACTTATCTGATTGCCATCATCGATAATCATTCAAGAATGATAGTTGGTGCTGAATTCTTTTTTAATGATAATGCCGTTAATTTTCAGAAGGTATGGCATGATGCAGTACTAAGATATGGGAGAAGTAAGATGATCATCCTTGACAATGGATCAAGCTACAAAAATAAAAGCACCAAGGAGATAGAAGCAAGGCTGGGCACAAAAATCATCTACAATCCACCTTATTCACCGGAAGGAAAGGCCGTTATTGAAAGGTTCTTTTCTACCATCAAGATGAGATGGATGAATGGGGATCATGGAAGCCATTATCATTCATTGACCGAGCTCAATATGAGATTAAAAAGTTGGATTAACGAATATAACCGTACCCCTCATTCTTCACTGAAGGATGACATTCACGACAATCACACTCCATTGGAAAGATACATGTACGATATGAAGGACGTGGAGGTATGTCAGCTATCCAATAAATCATCCGTTGAATACAGAGCCTGGCTTGACGATGTGTTCATGCATGAAACGACACGTAAGGTAAATGGAGATTCAACCGTATTGATTGAAAATGTTTTATTTGATGTTCCGTCCATTTATATCGGGATGAGGGTAATCATTCGATATGATCCAAGAACTTTTGAAAATACCTATCTGTATGATATATCCGAAAAAAGAAAGTTCCAATCAGTAGGACAGATAAGGTTGAAAACGGAAGGACAAGAAGAGAGGAGATTATTTATTAATGGAAATGACAACGTATTACGGAATGGACAGAAATCCATTTACTAA
- a CDS encoding ExeA family protein, giving the protein MEMTTYYGMDRNPFTKDTMIKTLYESNDFKQMTNRLEFIIKSRGIGVFLSNPGMGKTTCLRKTLESLNPNRYVVIYICMTTITAIDFYRMLNDALGLEEMTKKSKMFQAIQDELRRLTVENKMEVIIAIDEAQFLRKEVLREFIMLMNFDYDSKDYCTLIFVGQNEFIRTLRLKVLEPFRQRINMNYTFTGFNEEEVKNYVESRLESVGCRTDLFTKESYHTLYTLMNTSVRILNQIISKSLILGMHYKKDIIDSELIMEAGKELMIG; this is encoded by the coding sequence ATGGAAATGACAACGTATTACGGAATGGACAGAAATCCATTTACTAAAGATACAATGATTAAAACATTATATGAATCTAATGATTTTAAACAGATGACGAACCGATTGGAATTTATCATCAAATCAAGAGGAATCGGTGTATTTTTAAGCAATCCTGGGATGGGAAAGACCACATGTCTGAGAAAAACATTGGAATCTCTCAACCCCAATCGATATGTAGTAATCTATATCTGTATGACAACGATTACAGCCATAGATTTTTACAGAATGCTTAATGATGCACTGGGGCTTGAAGAGATGACAAAAAAGTCGAAGATGTTTCAAGCTATCCAGGATGAACTGAGAAGATTGACAGTAGAAAACAAAATGGAAGTCATTATAGCGATAGATGAAGCACAATTTCTCAGAAAAGAAGTGCTTAGAGAATTCATCATGCTTATGAATTTTGATTATGATTCAAAAGATTACTGTACACTGATATTCGTAGGGCAGAATGAATTTATAAGAACACTGCGACTTAAAGTCCTGGAACCATTTAGACAACGTATCAATATGAATTATACGTTTACAGGATTCAATGAAGAAGAAGTAAAAAATTATGTGGAATCACGTTTGGAATCGGTCGGTTGCCGAACAGACCTGTTTACAAAAGAAAGCTATCATACACTTTATACACTGATGAATACCTCCGTCAGGATACTCAATCAGATCATCAGTAAGAGCCTGATATTAGGAATGCATTATAAAAAGGATATCATTGATAGCGAACTGATCATGGAAGCAGGCAAGGAATTAATGATAGGATAG
- a CDS encoding tyrosine-type recombinase/integrase yields the protein MQSIVEAKILPDIGHIKLDDFSPNRITMFLYDAAVYKDKDGNPIKPTKYYKDSYTQLIFSKLHTLFDAAVKQGCIKDNTCTNAIKPKRNKPKKIKPLEIDQIKDLLKRSEDFNTYNAVIHFQLYTGMRIGETLALTWDDIDFSQRLIHINKTVNFVKGEFKIGPPKTENSYRVLGMNETVYKLLSQVKDYQNKMKDDLKDVWQNLNLVFTQDTGGYIQKANINNRLNPL from the coding sequence ATGCAAAGCATTGTAGAAGCAAAAATTCTTCCTGACATTGGACATATAAAACTTGATGACTTCTCACCGAATAGAATTACCATGTTTCTTTATGATGCAGCAGTATACAAAGACAAAGATGGCAATCCTATAAAACCTACTAAATACTATAAAGATTCATATACTCAATTGATATTTTCAAAGTTGCACACACTTTTTGATGCTGCTGTTAAACAAGGCTGCATAAAAGACAACACCTGTACTAATGCTATTAAACCTAAACGAAATAAACCTAAAAAGATTAAACCTTTAGAAATTGATCAAATTAAAGATTTATTAAAACGAAGTGAAGATTTCAATACCTATAATGCTGTTATTCATTTTCAACTATACACTGGAATGCGAATTGGGGAAACGCTTGCACTTACATGGGATGACATCGATTTCAGCCAACGTCTTATCCATATCAATAAAACAGTAAATTTTGTGAAAGGTGAATTTAAAATTGGTCCACCTAAAACAGAGAACAGTTACAGAGTGTTAGGAATGAATGAAACTGTTTATAAACTTCTTAGCCAAGTAAAAGATTATCAAAATAAGATGAAAGACGATTTAAAAGATGTTTGGCAAAATTTAAATTTAGTATTTACTCAAGATACTGGTGGTTACATTCAAAAAGCAAACATTAACAATCGCTTAAACCCATTATAA
- a CDS encoding recombinase family protein codes for MNKYAYIRVSSKDQNIDRQVEAMRGIGILDKNMYIDRQSGKNFDRKQYQSLLKQLKSNDEIYIKSIDRLGRDYDEIQEQWRYLTKIRNIDVIVLDLPLLDTRNQVNGITGKFIADLVLQILSYVAQVERENIKQRQAEGIRIAKEKGVRLGRPPLPVPKEFDEIYKLWKENKISKREGAKMLHTNHNTLTNWIKKHES; via the coding sequence ATAAATAAATATGCATATATTCGAGTTTCAAGTAAAGATCAGAATATTGATAGACAGGTAGAAGCAATGCGAGGAATAGGGATTCTAGATAAAAACATGTATATTGACAGGCAATCAGGTAAAAATTTTGACCGCAAGCAGTATCAATCATTATTAAAACAATTAAAATCAAATGATGAAATATATATCAAGTCGATAGATCGCTTAGGGAGAGATTATGATGAGATTCAGGAACAATGGCGATATCTTACAAAAATAAGAAACATTGATGTTATTGTTCTGGATTTGCCATTGTTAGATACAAGAAATCAGGTAAATGGAATTACAGGCAAGTTTATTGCGGATTTAGTGTTGCAGATACTTTCTTATGTGGCGCAGGTAGAACGCGAAAATATAAAACAACGACAAGCTGAAGGGATAAGAATAGCAAAAGAAAAAGGAGTTCGGCTTGGTCGACCACCCCTTCCTGTTCCAAAAGAATTTGATGAAATTTATAAATTATGGAAAGAAAATAAAATTAGTAAACGTGAAGGTGCAAAAATGTTGCATACAAATCATAATACATTAACTAATTGGATAAAAAAACATGAAAGTTGA
- a CDS encoding tyrosine-type recombinase/integrase: protein MTVHSLVHSNATLLLLNGIDLKIVSAHLGHNDIQTTANIYIDVLKSQQQMVAQLIEFNLEI, encoded by the coding sequence ATCACCGTTCATTCCTTAGTCCATTCAAATGCAACTTTACTTCTTTTAAATGGTATTGATTTAAAAATTGTATCAGCACATCTAGGGCATAATGATATTCAAACCACTGCTAACATCTATATTGATGTCTTAAAATCTCAACAACAGATGGTAGCACAACTGATTGAATTTAACCTTGAAATCTAG
- a CDS encoding Asp23/Gls24 family envelope stress response protein: MITKTTDLGDIHLSLDVVASITGGAATECYGVVGMASQKIMKDGFYDLLGKDNYAKGIVVEDGETGIILNVYIIVGYGVKISEVVYEVQKKVKYVLETTLDIDIEAVNVFVQSIRVTD, translated from the coding sequence ATGATAACAAAAACAACTGATTTAGGAGATATACATCTTTCATTAGATGTTGTTGCAAGTATTACTGGAGGTGCTGCAACAGAATGCTATGGTGTTGTTGGAATGGCAAGCCAAAAGATTATGAAGGATGGATTTTATGATCTTTTAGGTAAGGATAATTATGCTAAAGGGATTGTCGTAGAAGATGGGGAAACAGGAATCATTTTAAATGTGTATATTATCGTTGGATATGGAGTTAAAATTTCTGAGGTTGTTTATGAAGTACAAAAGAAAGTGAAATATGTTTTAGAAACAACTTTAGATATTGATATTGAAGCTGTGAATGTTTTTGTACAAAGCATTCGTGTAACAGATTAG